DNA from Balneolaceae bacterium:
AAGGCGGTGTCGGATACCGTTCCGGTCACTTCCGGTTCGCTGAAGTCACCGTCCCTCGAAAGCTGTACTGTATATTTAGCCGCCCGTGCGGCGGAATGCCAGCGCAGCACCGGGTTCACGGGTACCTGGTAGGACTGGTCGGCCGGGCCGGCCTGGCTCACTTCTTCCGGCGGCTCAATGACGGTTTTGAAGGATCGCACGTCACTCCATTCACTCTCGATGCCGGTGGACTCGTTACGCGCCTTTACCCGCCAGTGATAGGTGGTCAGATATAGTAGGGGGGAGGCCGGGCGGAAACTTGTGGAGGAGAGCGTTTCATTGATCACCGGGCTGGCGAAGGAGGGTTCCCGGGACACTTGCAGCACGTAGACGTCGGCGTTCGGCACGGAGGTCCAGTCGAGGTCCGGTCTCCTGGGCAGGGCCTCCTGTCCGTCGCCGGGAGAGGTGGCCTGAGGCGTCGCAATTGTAGTGGTGAATTCCCAGGTGTCGCTCCAGTCGCTGTCACCGGCCTGGTTGGAAGCCCGCACACGCCAGTAATAGGTGGTGAAATATTCCAGGGCGCTGTCGATGTTCAGGCCGGTGCCTGAAGTAGTCATGTCGGTCCGCGGGTTGCTGAAGCTGGAGGAGGCGGACACCTGCACGCGATAGCTGTCCGCTCGGTCGGAAGCGCCCCAGGTGAGTTCAGGCGTGCGCATCGTGCCCAGGGCGCCGTCGGTTGGCGCGCTGAGCTGAGGCGTGCTCGGGGTGTTGCTGGTGGTAGTGAATGCCCAGGTATCGCTCCAATCGCCGTCCCCGTTTTCGTTGGAGGCCTGCACACGCCAGTAGTAGGTCGTGCTGAAGTTTAGGGAACTGGCGGGTGTAAGGGTGGTGGCCCCTGTGACGGTGTTGACCACCCTGTTGCCGAAGCCCGACGAGGTGGCCACCTGCACCCGATAGTCGTCGGCCCCGCTTGAGCCACTCCAGGAAAGCTGGGGGGTGCGGGAAAGTCCGGTTTCCCCGTCATCAGGCTCCTCGAGCTGGGGCGGATTGGGAGGTGGTGGTGGAGGGGGCGGAGGATTGGACCCCCCCGAGCGGTAGTCGGCAATCACCTCCTGCATCTCGCGCATGCTGCGCGCGTTGTCGGCCGGGGCGTAGGTTCCGTTGTAGGAGCCGGTGGGCGTCCCCATGAAATTCACGTCGGGATTGGAAAAGTAGGGCGTCTCGAAGTCGCCCTCTTCATAGGTCATCACTGATACGTAGCCCGTGCCATTTGAGCCGGTCCACCGCCACCCGGTGGAGTAGTCAAAGACGCCACCAGAGGAGGGTGCGGCGTTGCTTGACTGGTTGCGGCTGTGGTGGTTGCCCATGTTGTGTCCCAGTTCATGGGCGAGGGTGTAGGTGAAATGGAGTTGCTCCACGCGGTTCACGGAGAAGCCGTAGGCAGAGGCTCCCGAGGAGTTGTTGATCAGCCAGGCGATGCCGCCCACATCGTCCACGGAGGCCAGCAGGGCCACCAGGTCGGCCCCGTACTCGTCGCGCAGGTCATGCGCCTGGTCCATGTGTCCGTCGCCGTCGTCGGTCAGCCGGTTCAACGTCTGCGAGCTGTTGTTGGGGTTCTCGCTGTAACTGGTGCGCGCGCTGTGTACCAGGTTAAAGTCGAATCCGATGTCGCTGTTATCCACCGCCGTCTGCGAGCGGTTCATGATCTCTGCGATAAAGGCGCCGGTGGAACTGATGTTCTCCATGAATTGCTCCGCGGCGTCAGTGTAGAGGACCAGCACGTCGATCCGCCCGGCAGGGTCCTGGCCTGTGTCGGGATCGCCTGCCTGGGGTTGACGACGCCGGTCGGGAAGCTGTAGGCTACTCTCGGACGGCAGGGGCGCCGTTGGACAGGCCACGATATCCAGCCGGTCGCGGGCGAGGGGGGCGAGGTAGTTGGACGCCAGCTCAGTGTCGTAACTGAGGCGGTACTGAACGGCCTCCCCGTACAGGTGGAGGCTGCCCAGGATACGGTTGCCATCCAGGGTGAAGGAAAGCAGGTCGCGCCTGTCGCCCGTGTCGCGCGCAAGCACCGAAAAGGTGCCGGGGGTGATCTTCGAGATCCGCGAGATGCGGTATGTGCGCAGCTGACCGCCGGCTTGGAGCTCCAGGTGGATGCCCACCGAGAGGTTGTTCAGGTCCAGAACTTCCCGGTTAAGTTGTATGTAGGTGCGCGAGCGCTCCTGGTCAGGCAGGGGTGCGGCGGCCGCCAGATCCGTTCGAATGGAATAGAGGGTGAGGGGATCCTGCTGGGCGGCAGCAGGATCGGCGTAAAGCATGAGAAATGCAGCCAGCGGTAAAAGAAGGCGGAATGCCGCGTGTGCGGCATGGTGAAATCGTCGCATATGGACTCTCGCTGATGAATATGGATGAAATTACCCAGCTCCCCTACCTCACCAGCGTCATGCCCAGCACGTCCGTGGTGTTTCCGGTGACCAGGCGGATCATGTACACGCCCGAAGCCAGGTCGCCGGCGTCGAACTGCAGGTTGTAGACCCTTGGCTGCTGTTCCCCGTCCACCAGCGTGCGCACCTTACGCCCGAGGGGGTCGTAGATCTCCAGCAGCACGTCGGTCTGCTCGGCGAGCTGGTACTGGATGGTGGTGGAGCCAGGGAAGGGATTCGGGTAGTTCATGTTGATTTTGGTCTCGTTGACCAGCGTGGTAAATCCCTGGGGTGCGGTCCAGTCGCTGGTGCCTCCCTCGTTGACGGCGCGTACCCGCCAGTAGTATTCGGTGGCAAACTCCAAGCTCTCTTCGGACATGAAGGAGGTGGCAGCGGACGTACCGCTGATAACCGGCTCGGAGAAATCGTCCTCTAATGCCACCTGGACGTCGTATTCTGCAGCCCGTTCGCTGGATTGCCACTGCAGATTAGGCCTTATATCCACCTGGATGCTGCCGTCGACCGGACCACTTGTGGTCACATTTTCCGGGGGGGAAATTACGGTCGTAAAGCGGTTGGTCGAACTCCAATCACTATTGCCAGCCGCGTTGGAGGCCCGTACGCGCCAATAATAGGTGGTAAGGTAGTTGAGGCCCTCGACCGAATAGCTGGTTCCCGACTGGGTTGCATCGACCATGGGGTTACCGAAATTGTTGGAAGCGGATAGCTGCACCCTGTAATTTTCCGCTTTGGCTGCCACGCTCCACTCCAGGGTAGTCGAACGGCTCAAACCGGTCTCTCCGTCCTGGGGCGCAGTTGGTACGGGTGTGCTGGGACGCGGATCGTTGTCCGCTTGCTTGTAGTCGGCCACCACGCCGCGGATGCCGTTCATGCTGCGGGCGTTGTCGGCGGGGGCGTGGATTCCGTTGTAAGATCCAGTGGGGGCGCCCATGTAGGAGACGTCGGGATTGGAAAAATAGGGTGCTTCAAGCTCCGCATCCTCGTCGTAGGCCATGACCGAAACGTAGGTGCGTCCGTCGTTCCCCTCCCATTTCCAGCCGGTGGAGTAGTCATGGAGACCGCCTTGGGCCGGAGCGGGGCTGCTGGACTGGTCGCGGCTGTGGTGGTTACCCATATTGTGTCCCAGTTCATGAGCGAAGGTTGAGGTGAAGAGCAGCTGCTGAACCCTGTTTATCGAAAATGCCCAGGCGGGAGCGCCTGCTGTCGATCCCATGATGTATGCAATGCCACCAACGTCATCCACGTCGGCCAGCAGGGCTACAAGGTCAGCTCCGTAGGTATCCCGAAGCGCATGGGCCTCGTCCATATTCCCGTCGCCGGTAGCCTGCAGCTTGCCAAGGGTGGTACCGGTTTCGGTGTCGTTGTCCTCGTCGTAGGCGGTTTTCGCGGCGTGGACCATTCGAAACTGAATTTCCACTTCCGAGTTATCCAAGGCCTGCTGTGCGCGGTTAAAAATCTCTGCAATATAGAGGTCCACGTCACCTACGTTGTTTTCAATCCATTGCTCGCCCCGATCCGTATACAGAATCAGCACGTCGATGGTGACCTGCTGCATGCCGATGTCGGGCGGATCGCTCCGGAACTGTTGGCTGGAGGAATCGGCGAAATCTGGTTCGATGTGACCGGGACAAGCCACGATGTCCAGCTCGCTGTAGTCGATATGGGAGAGGTAATTGGCATTACGCACGGGATCCCAGGACATCTGGTAGAGTTCGCCCCGGTCGTGCATGTGAATATTCCCCTGGATCTTTCCGTCGGCTACGCTGAAGGAGAGGAAGCGTTCTTCGCCTCCGGTACCCCGAGCAAGGACTGAGTAGGTGTTTTCGGTATGACTGGAGATCCGCTCTACCCGGTATTCGCTGCCGGCGTCGCCGACGGGAAGGATCAGTCGGTCGCCCTGTTGGAGGTATCCACGACGGAAGACCGATGGATTGAGGCTCAGGTACTGTCGGTTCAGCTGGTAGGCGGGCAGCTCTTCCTGGGCCTGGATTTCGGTTTCCATGTCGAACATGGAAACCGTTTTAACCTGCTGGGCAAAGCCGGTGGTGACGCCGATGCAAAAAAAGATGGTCAGAGTAAGGGTGCAGCGAAAAAGCTTCATACGCAGGGTATCAGGGATTCGGAATGGGATGATTTCGGGTGGAATCCGGAGGAACGACCGGCGGATGCTCTGGCAGAGCCTTCATTTTGCCGGGATCTCTTTCGACGATTACGTGTTGCTGCAGTGAATCCGAATAATAAGCCGTAAAAAAACGTTCGGGCTGCATGAAAGAAATGGTGGCCAGGATCTGTTCTCCGTCCACCGACAGGCTGAACCAGGCACCCTCCTCTCCGGGGATCTGTCCGGATACGCTGGTCACGCCGGACACCGTATGATGGACCCGGGCGAGTACGCCCTCCGCTTCCAGGTTGTCAAAGAGGTTAAGCAGCAGCGTGCGACCCTCGGCGAGGGTATCGGTCGATGAAAGCAGGGCGGAGTTGAGGACCACCGGGCGTCCGCGCAGATCGGCTTCCCCTGAAGGCGACCAGGAGAGGTCGCCCAGCGCGGCGGTGGCGGACTTGTCCACCAGCGTCAGCAGGGTGTCCTGCGCCAGGTTCGCGCCGGCAGCCTCGCCCTCACCGCGATTCTGGGCTGGGGACATCTCCCCTCCATCCGGATCCCCGGCGCTGCCACAGCCCGCCAGCAGCATGAAGGCCAGGGCGCCCTGCAGCAGGGGTTTGAGGGTCGGGATATGTGTGCCGGTGCCGTGTCGCACGCGCGTCTCGTTTGTAATCGGTTGTTCGGTGGCCCGTTGGGCCGACAGAAACCATTATACTAAATATTGATCAAACGAGGAAAGCGGCCGGGGTAGTGTCCGCAGCCGGTTTTTTCGTGTCTTTAGGTGTCAGCACGCGCGTGCCCACGGAATGGGCATTCCTACTTGCAGGTCTTCAGCCCGAAGGGTGCATAAAGTGGGCAGAAGCTCACCAGGCTGGTCAGCAGGAAGACTGCCGCCACTATACCCAGTACCAGGGCTGTGGTTCCGCTGATGGTTTCGGTGACGTAGAGCACCGCGACCACGATGGCCAGCAGGATGCGGAGAGATCGGTCGGTAGTTCCCATGTTCTTTTTCATAGGGATGCCTCGAGCAGGTTTGATTAGGCGGACACCCACTGGACCAGCAGCACCGCTCCGGTGATGATGGCTATGCACAGCAGGCAGACCGCCGCCAGTTTGAAAAATTGTTCCCGTGTCATGATTTCATGTCTTTTCCTGTCCGCTGAAGACCGGCAGGAATTCTCTCAAGGGCAATGGCTGCTCCCCCTCGCCCGGTTCGGCGCCCGGCTGCCGTTGCACCATCAGCTCGTAGACGATGCGGTCGGTTCGGTAGTAGCGCTTCTGGTAGTAGATGGGCTTGTCGCCCACCGACAGCGATAGCCGGTCGATGAGCAGCAGCGCCCCGCCCGGATCCACCTGCAAGTGTTCGGCGAGATAGTCGTCGGCGTTTTCCGCCTCGATGCGATAGTAGCCTTTCTCCACCGGGATCTCGTATTCCCGCTCCAGAATCCCGTAAATGGTCTCCTCCTCCAAGTCGCATCCCTCGATGAGCTGTCCGTAGAACATGGGCAGCCAGGTGATGTCGAAGGCCACAGGCCTGCCGTCTCCGAGCCGGAGCCTGTCCAGCCGCAGCACCTTGGCGTCCTCTTCCACCTGCAGTCGGGAGGCCACGGGGGAGGGGACCGTTTCGGGGCGGAGGACCAGTACCTGCGAAGAGGCTTCCATGCCGGCGCGCTTCATCTCCTCTACAAAGTCTCGCAGGCGCACAAAACTCTGGTGCGACCGGTGGTCTTTTACAAAGCTTCCCAGACCCTGGCTGCGGTAAATAAGCTGCTCGTTCTCAAGGGTCTGCAGGGCGCGGCGTACCGTCACGCGACTGACATCGAATTTTTCGGTCAGCTCGTTTTCGGAGGGGAGTTTCTCGTCCACCTTCCAACGGCCGGCTTCAATATGCTCGCGCAGCCAGTTGCTGATCTGTTCGTGGCGCGGTATGCCTTGCCGTAGCTTCATGCGAACCATTCTCTTCTTTTGTACTATAATACCCGCTTTGGCCCAATAGTGCAATACGTGTAAATA
Protein-coding regions in this window:
- a CDS encoding M12 family metallo-peptidase — protein: MRRFHHAAHAAFRLLLPLAAFLMLYADPAAAQQDPLTLYSIRTDLAAAAPLPDQERSRTYIQLNREVLDLNNLSVGIHLELQAGGQLRTYRISRISKITPGTFSVLARDTGDRRDLLSFTLDGNRILGSLHLYGEAVQYRLSYDTELASNYLAPLARDRLDIVACPTAPLPSESSLQLPDRRRQPQAGDPDTGQDPAGRIDVLVLYTDAAEQFMENISSTGAFIAEIMNRSQTAVDNSDIGFDFNLVHSARTSYSENPNNSSQTLNRLTDDGDGHMDQAHDLRDEYGADLVALLASVDDVGGIAWLINNSSGASAYGFSVNRVEQLHFTYTLAHELGHNMGNHHSRNQSSNAAPSSGGVFDYSTGWRWTGSNGTGYVSVMTYEEGDFETPYFSNPDVNFMGTPTGSYNGTYAPADNARSMREMQEVIADYRSGGSNPPPPPPPPPNPPQLEEPDDGETGLSRTPQLSWSGSSGADDYRVQVATSSGFGNRVVNTVTGATTLTPASSLNFSTTYYWRVQASNENGDGDWSDTWAFTTTSNTPSTPQLSAPTDGALGTMRTPELTWGASDRADSYRVQVSASSSFSNPRTDMTTSGTGLNIDSALEYFTTYYWRVRASNQAGDSDWSDTWEFTTTIATPQATSPGDGQEALPRRPDLDWTSVPNADVYVLQVSREPSFASPVINETLSSTSFRPASPLLYLTTYHWRVKARNESTGIESEWSDVRSFKTVIEPPEEVSQAGPADQSYQVPVNPVLRWHSAARAAKYTVQLSRDGDFSEPEVTGTVSDTAFTVNSQLDYATAFHWRVRASNEGGTGDWSEIKTFTTIVDETEITMNYPNPFHGETAIRYQLAMETDVRLEVFDTIGRQVKLLVDESQEPKVYEYAFDGSDLASGVYVVRLVTDNTMEVLMMTKIR
- a CDS encoding zinc-dependent metalloprotease family protein, giving the protein MKLFRCTLTLTIFFCIGVTTGFAQQVKTVSMFDMETEIQAQEELPAYQLNRQYLSLNPSVFRRGYLQQGDRLILPVGDAGSEYRVERISSHTENTYSVLARGTGGEERFLSFSVADGKIQGNIHMHDRGELYQMSWDPVRNANYLSHIDYSELDIVACPGHIEPDFADSSSQQFRSDPPDIGMQQVTIDVLILYTDRGEQWIENNVGDVDLYIAEIFNRAQQALDNSEVEIQFRMVHAAKTAYDEDNDTETGTTLGKLQATGDGNMDEAHALRDTYGADLVALLADVDDVGGIAYIMGSTAGAPAWAFSINRVQQLLFTSTFAHELGHNMGNHHSRDQSSSPAPAQGGLHDYSTGWKWEGNDGRTYVSVMAYDEDAELEAPYFSNPDVSYMGAPTGSYNGIHAPADNARSMNGIRGVVADYKQADNDPRPSTPVPTAPQDGETGLSRSTTLEWSVAAKAENYRVQLSASNNFGNPMVDATQSGTSYSVEGLNYLTTYYWRVRASNAAGNSDWSSTNRFTTVISPPENVTTSGPVDGSIQVDIRPNLQWQSSERAAEYDVQVALEDDFSEPVISGTSAATSFMSEESLEFATEYYWRVRAVNEGGTSDWTAPQGFTTLVNETKINMNYPNPFPGSTTIQYQLAEQTDVLLEIYDPLGRKVRTLVDGEQQPRVYNLQFDAGDLASGVYMIRLVTGNTTDVLGMTLVR
- a CDS encoding DUF2892 domain-containing protein, with amino-acid sequence MKKNMGTTDRSLRILLAIVVAVLYVTETISGTTALVLGIVAAVFLLTSLVSFCPLYAPFGLKTCK
- a CDS encoding GntR family transcriptional regulator — its product is MKLRQGIPRHEQISNWLREHIEAGRWKVDEKLPSENELTEKFDVSRVTVRRALQTLENEQLIYRSQGLGSFVKDHRSHQSFVRLRDFVEEMKRAGMEASSQVLVLRPETVPSPVASRLQVEEDAKVLRLDRLRLGDGRPVAFDITWLPMFYGQLIEGCDLEEETIYGILEREYEIPVEKGYYRIEAENADDYLAEHLQVDPGGALLLIDRLSLSVGDKPIYYQKRYYRTDRIVYELMVQRQPGAEPGEGEQPLPLREFLPVFSGQEKT